Proteins encoded together in one Gemmatimonadota bacterium DH-78 window:
- the rpsJ gene encoding 30S ribosomal protein S10, producing the protein MADRIRIRLKAFDHWIVDQTASDIVRTAQKTGASVRGPIPLPTRRQRWTVLRSPHIDKKSREQFELRTHKRLIDIVDSRPQTIDALTKLDLPAGVDVEIKVD; encoded by the coding sequence ATGGCCGACAGGATTCGGATTCGACTGAAGGCGTTCGATCACTGGATCGTGGATCAGACCGCGTCCGACATTGTGAGAACGGCTCAGAAGACGGGGGCGAGCGTGCGGGGACCGATCCCGCTGCCTACCCGCCGCCAGCGGTGGACCGTGCTCCGGTCGCCCCACATCGACAAGAAGAGCCGGGAGCAGTTCGAGCTGCGGACCCACAAGCGCCTCATCGACATCGTGGACAGCCGTCCCCAGACGATCGATGCGCTGACGAAGCTGGATCTGCCGGCCGGCGTGGACGTCGAGATCAAGGTCGATTGA
- the rplC gene encoding 50S ribosomal protein L3 has protein sequence MTRVFDENGKQVPVTVVEAGPCPITQIKTAETDGYQALQLGFGSRKAKRAVRAEVGHAARAGVEGAPRLVREFPMNGEAYELGQVLTVEQFEAGDRVKVTGTSKGRGFQGVVKRHGFAGRPGGHGHPMSRNPGSLGPGTDPSRVIKGKKLPGQMGGARTTIRNLTVVKVDGERNLLFIKGGLPGSRDSFVLITK, from the coding sequence ATGACGCGCGTCTTCGACGAGAACGGCAAGCAGGTGCCGGTCACTGTCGTCGAGGCCGGGCCGTGCCCGATCACACAGATCAAGACCGCCGAGACGGACGGGTACCAGGCTCTTCAGCTGGGCTTCGGCTCCAGGAAGGCCAAGCGCGCTGTTCGCGCCGAGGTGGGCCACGCGGCCCGCGCCGGCGTCGAGGGAGCTCCGCGACTGGTTCGCGAGTTCCCGATGAACGGCGAGGCCTACGAGCTGGGCCAGGTGCTCACCGTCGAGCAGTTCGAGGCCGGCGACCGGGTGAAGGTGACCGGGACGTCGAAGGGCCGTGGGTTCCAGGGTGTCGTGAAGCGTCATGGCTTTGCGGGTCGCCCGGGCGGACATGGGCATCCCATGTCGCGGAACCCCGGGTCGCTCGGACCGGGTACGGACCCCTCCCGCGTGATCAAGGGCAAGAAGCTGCCCGGTCAGATGGGTGGCGCCCGCACCACGATCCGCAACCTCACGGTCGTGAAGGTCGACGGCGAGCGGAATCTGCTCTTCATCAAGGGTGGACTTCCGGGCTCGCGCGACAGTTTCGTCCTCATCACCAAGTAA
- the rplD gene encoding 50S ribosomal protein L4, whose translation MFKARYYKTDGSKGRARPLPVSLFDGVVNEAVLHQVVKAYLANQRQGTAAAKNRSAVAGGSRKPWRQKGTGRARQGTIRAVQWTGGGRAFPPIPHSWRQRIPRKVKALARRSAFNARAEAERVVLVDAFDYDAPKTSRIRDYLAGIELGGRKVLVLTHGTNEVVYRSARNLQEVEVRAFGTESVYDILWADTVVIEREALDALEAEEPKAAAEKAAPVVAEAEPEQVEAPEAEEAAEPETAVEADSEEEADDA comes from the coding sequence ATGTTCAAGGCACGCTACTACAAGACTGACGGCTCGAAGGGGAGGGCCCGGCCGCTGCCGGTCTCGCTCTTCGACGGAGTCGTCAACGAGGCGGTCCTGCACCAGGTGGTGAAGGCCTATCTCGCCAACCAGCGGCAGGGGACCGCGGCTGCGAAGAATCGCAGTGCGGTCGCCGGCGGAAGCCGGAAGCCCTGGCGGCAGAAGGGGACGGGACGCGCGCGGCAGGGAACGATCCGCGCCGTGCAGTGGACCGGTGGAGGCCGTGCCTTCCCGCCCATCCCGCACTCCTGGCGCCAGCGCATCCCGCGGAAGGTCAAGGCGCTCGCGCGTCGCTCCGCCTTCAACGCGCGGGCCGAGGCCGAGCGGGTCGTCCTGGTCGACGCATTCGACTACGACGCTCCGAAGACCTCGCGGATCCGTGACTACCTCGCCGGGATCGAGCTCGGGGGCCGCAAGGTGCTCGTGCTGACCCACGGCACCAACGAGGTGGTCTACCGCTCCGCCCGGAACCTGCAGGAGGTCGAGGTTCGGGCGTTCGGGACCGAGTCCGTCTACGACATCCTGTGGGCCGATACGGTGGTGATCGAGCGCGAGGCGCTGGATGCCCTCGAGGCCGAGGAACCGAAGGCGGCGGCCGAGAAGGCCGCCCCGGTGGTGGCCGAGGCCGAGCCCGAGCAGGTGGAGGCGCCGGAGGCCGAGGAGGCCGCCGAGCCGGAGACCGCCGTCGAGGCGGACAGCGAGGAGGAGGCCGACGATGCGTGA
- the rplW gene encoding 50S ribosomal protein L23 codes for MRDPREVIVKPLITEKSARAMEGNVYTFVVDKGANKIEIGQAVEKLWDVKVESVRTMVYAGKARRALMGRMSRTRQVGRRPAWKKALVTLVEGDHIEFYEVG; via the coding sequence ATGCGTGATCCGCGCGAAGTGATCGTGAAGCCGCTGATCACCGAGAAGAGCGCCCGGGCGATGGAGGGGAACGTCTACACCTTCGTCGTCGACAAGGGGGCCAACAAGATCGAGATCGGTCAGGCCGTCGAGAAGCTGTGGGACGTGAAGGTCGAGAGCGTCCGCACCATGGTCTACGCGGGCAAGGCGCGCCGCGCGCTCATGGGTCGGATGAGCCGGACCCGACAGGTGGGTCGTCGGCCGGCCTGGAAGAAGGCGCTGGTGACCCTCGTCGAGGGTGACCATATCGAGTTCTACGAGGTCGGGTGA
- the rplB gene encoding 50S ribosomal protein L2 codes for MAIKKFKPMTPGTRFRSTVESAEITRRGPEKSLTESLSSSGGRNHHGRITMRRRGGGHKRKYRRIDFKRDKFDVPGKVVAVEYDPNRSANIALIHYADGEKRYILHVRGMEVGQEITAGPASDIKPGNALPLANIPLGTTVHNVELKPKKGGQMARSAGAGVQVVAKEGDYVTLRLPSTEMRRVHRECMATIGQIGNVDHELTSVGKAGAMRWRGRRPKVRGVAMNPVDHPLGGGEGRTSGGRPPVSPWGTPDGKKTRHRKKKSNKFIVRGRKRGKSTKS; via the coding sequence ATGGCGATCAAGAAATTCAAGCCGATGACCCCCGGAACCCGGTTCCGGTCGACGGTCGAGAGCGCGGAGATCACGCGTCGCGGTCCCGAGAAGTCGCTCACGGAGTCGCTCAGCAGCTCTGGAGGCCGCAACCACCACGGTCGCATCACGATGCGGCGGCGGGGTGGCGGTCACAAGCGGAAGTACCGCCGGATCGACTTCAAGCGCGACAAGTTCGACGTGCCCGGCAAGGTCGTGGCCGTCGAGTACGACCCGAACCGCTCCGCGAACATCGCGCTGATCCACTATGCCGACGGGGAGAAGCGCTACATCCTTCACGTCCGCGGCATGGAAGTGGGCCAGGAGATCACGGCGGGTCCGGCGTCGGACATCAAGCCGGGCAACGCGCTCCCGCTCGCCAACATCCCGCTGGGTACGACGGTTCACAACGTCGAACTCAAGCCGAAGAAGGGCGGCCAGATGGCGCGCTCGGCCGGGGCCGGGGTCCAGGTGGTCGCGAAGGAAGGCGACTACGTGACGCTTCGGCTGCCGTCTACCGAGATGCGCCGCGTGCACCGCGAGTGCATGGCCACCATCGGGCAGATCGGAAACGTCGACCACGAGCTCACTTCGGTGGGCAAGGCCGGTGCAATGCGCTGGCGGGGTCGCCGGCCGAAGGTTCGTGGCGTGGCCATGAACCCTGTCGATCACCCCCTGGGCGGGGGTGAGGGACGCACCTCGGGTGGACGCCCGCCGGTGTCGCCCTGGGGCACGCCCGATGGAAAGAAGACCCGTCACCGCAAGAAGAAGTCGAACAAGTTCATCGTCCGCGGCCGCAAGCGCGGCAAGTCGACGAAGAGCTGA
- the rpsS gene encoding 30S ribosomal protein S19: MARSIKKGPYIDDKLLLKVEVMNSRNEKKVVKTWARASTISPEFVGHTVAVHNGNKFIPVYITENMVGHKLGEFAPTRLFRGHGGKLADKRSKR, encoded by the coding sequence ATGGCGCGTAGTATCAAGAAGGGCCCGTACATCGACGACAAGCTCCTCCTGAAGGTGGAGGTGATGAACTCGAGGAACGAGAAGAAGGTCGTGAAGACCTGGGCGCGTGCGTCCACCATCTCGCCGGAGTTCGTCGGGCACACCGTCGCTGTGCACAACGGCAACAAGTTCATTCCGGTTTACATCACCGAGAACATGGTGGGCCACAAGCTCGGCGAGTTCGCCCCGACGCGGCTGTTCCGCGGTCACGGTGGCAAGCTGGCCGACAAGCGGTCCAAGCGCTGA
- the rplV gene encoding 50S ribosomal protein L22 encodes MEARAIARFVRMSPRKVRLVVDQIRGKSVNDAYAILQFSKKSAAEPVSKTLRSAVANAQNRAEDQGEVVDVDEMIVREAFVNEGPTLRRFRAAAMGRAAPIRKRTSHITVVVEHKDA; translated from the coding sequence ATGGAAGCCAGGGCAATCGCGCGATTCGTGCGCATGAGTCCACGGAAGGTCCGACTTGTCGTCGACCAGATCCGGGGCAAGAGCGTGAACGACGCCTATGCCATTCTGCAGTTCTCGAAGAAGTCGGCGGCCGAGCCGGTGTCGAAGACGCTGCGCTCCGCTGTGGCCAACGCCCAGAACCGGGCGGAGGACCAGGGCGAGGTCGTCGACGTCGACGAGATGATCGTTCGCGAGGCCTTTGTGAACGAGGGTCCGACGCTGCGCCGCTTTCGCGCCGCCGCAATGGGCCGGGCCGCTCCGATTCGCAAGCGTACGAGCCACATCACTGTGGTCGTCGAACACAAGGACGCCTGA
- the rpsC gene encoding 30S ribosomal protein S3, producing the protein MGQKTHPTGFRLGIVKDWKSRWYAERDFPRLLMEDETIRKYLFRRLSHAAIAAVDIERKPSKIVVTIHTARPGVVIGKRGSEVDKLRDELAVLTNSEISVNVEEIKRPEIDARLVAENVAHQLRQRVSFRRAMKRAVQSAMRAGAEGIKIQCSGRLGGAEIARTEGYNEGRVPLHTLRADIDYAQLDAFTTYGTIGVKCWIFKGEVVEERRGRTYSTGA; encoded by the coding sequence ATGGGACAGAAGACGCACCCGACCGGGTTCCGCCTGGGCATCGTCAAGGACTGGAAGTCCCGCTGGTATGCCGAGCGCGACTTCCCGCGCCTCCTCATGGAGGACGAGACGATTCGCAAGTACCTGTTCCGTCGCCTCTCGCACGCCGCGATCGCGGCGGTCGACATCGAGCGGAAGCCGAGCAAGATCGTCGTTACGATCCACACCGCCCGCCCGGGCGTGGTGATCGGAAAGCGCGGCTCGGAGGTGGACAAGCTTCGCGACGAGCTCGCCGTGCTGACCAACAGCGAGATTTCGGTCAACGTGGAGGAGATCAAGCGCCCGGAGATCGATGCGCGGCTGGTGGCGGAGAACGTCGCGCATCAGCTTCGGCAGCGTGTGTCCTTCCGTCGTGCGATGAAGCGAGCCGTACAGAGCGCCATGCGGGCCGGCGCGGAAGGGATCAAGATCCAGTGCTCCGGCCGCCTGGGCGGAGCCGAGATCGCTCGCACCGAGGGCTACAACGAGGGACGCGTGCCGCTTCACACGCTGCGCGCCGACATCGACTATGCCCAGTTGGATGCCTTCACGACCTACGGGACCATTGGCGTGAAGTGCTGGATCTTCAAGGGCGAGGTGGTGGAGGAGCGGCGCGGCCGCACCTACTCCACCGGCGCGTAA
- the rplP gene encoding 50S ribosomal protein L16, with the protein MLAPKRVKYRKTHKGRMRGKSHRGNKVSFGEFGLQATECGWITNRQIEAARVAMTRHIKRGGKVWIRIFPDKPITQKPAETRMGKGKGNPEKWVAVVKPGRVMFELEGVPEEVARRAMELASAKLPLKTRFLVRERQLGG; encoded by the coding sequence ATGCTGGCGCCGAAGAGGGTCAAGTACCGGAAGACGCACAAGGGTCGGATGCGCGGGAAGTCGCATCGGGGGAACAAGGTTTCCTTCGGCGAGTTCGGGCTGCAGGCCACCGAGTGCGGATGGATCACGAACCGACAGATCGAGGCTGCTCGTGTGGCGATGACCCGCCACATCAAGCGTGGCGGTAAGGTCTGGATCCGGATTTTCCCCGACAAGCCCATCACCCAGAAGCCGGCCGAGACCCGGATGGGGAAGGGCAAGGGCAACCCGGAGAAGTGGGTCGCCGTGGTCAAGCCCGGCCGTGTGATGTTCGAACTGGAAGGTGTCCCGGAGGAGGTGGCTCGCCGGGCGATGGAGCTGGCCTCGGCCAAGCTGCCCCTCAAGACCCGATTCCTGGTGCGCGAGCGCCAGCTCGGCGGCTGA
- the rpmC gene encoding 50S ribosomal protein L29, which produces MKADDIRDWENSEIEARLGELKEEQFRLRFRSATMELENPRIIRQIKRDIARLKTILRERELAGND; this is translated from the coding sequence ATGAAGGCGGACGACATTCGGGACTGGGAGAACTCGGAGATCGAGGCCCGGCTCGGCGAGCTGAAGGAAGAGCAGTTTCGACTGCGATTCCGGAGCGCGACGATGGAGCTGGAGAACCCTCGGATCATCCGACAGATCAAGCGGGACATCGCCCGGCTGAAGACCATTCTCCGTGAGCGCGAGCTCGCGGGCAACGACTGA
- the rpsQ gene encoding 30S ribosomal protein S17 has translation MAETEEVTEVAETTDRNRRKVRIGVVTSDRQDKTVTVSVERRFPHPLYGKQVKRTKKYHAHDEENQYQVGDTVRIVETRPLSKTKRWRVIELIERPA, from the coding sequence ATGGCTGAGACCGAAGAAGTGACCGAGGTCGCCGAGACCACCGACCGGAACCGCCGCAAGGTCCGGATCGGCGTGGTGACGAGTGATCGACAGGACAAGACGGTGACCGTGAGCGTCGAGCGTCGCTTCCCGCACCCGCTTTACGGCAAGCAGGTGAAGCGGACGAAGAAGTACCACGCGCACGACGAAGAGAACCAGTACCAGGTCGGGGACACCGTGCGGATCGTCGAGACCCGTCCGCTGTCGAAGACCAAGCGCTGGCGGGTGATCGAGCTCATCGAGCGGCCCGCGTGA
- the rplN gene encoding 50S ribosomal protein L14, giving the protein MIQQESVVRIADNSGAKAALCIRVLGGSKRRYARVGDVIVATVKDAIPNAAVKKGDVVKAVIVRTSKEMRRRDGTYIRFDDNAAVILNPNGEPRGTRIFGPVGRELREKKYMKIVSLAPEVL; this is encoded by the coding sequence ATGATCCAGCAAGAATCCGTGGTCCGCATCGCGGACAACAGCGGTGCCAAGGCCGCCCTGTGCATTCGTGTGCTCGGGGGCTCGAAGCGCCGGTATGCCCGTGTGGGTGACGTGATCGTCGCGACGGTCAAGGATGCCATCCCCAACGCCGCCGTGAAGAAGGGCGATGTGGTGAAGGCCGTGATCGTCCGGACGAGCAAGGAGATGCGTCGCCGCGACGGAACCTACATCCGCTTCGACGACAACGCGGCGGTGATCCTGAATCCCAATGGCGAGCCGCGCGGGACGCGCATCTTCGGGCCGGTCGGCCGGGAGTTGCGGGAGAAGAAGTACATGAAGATCGTCTCGCTGGCTCCCGAGGTTCTTTGA
- the rplX gene encoding 50S ribosomal protein L24, with amino-acid sequence MKHKQGAGPRRKTKIGKGDRVRVIRGNHRDQEGTVLRVLSDKDSVVIEGVNMRKRHMRPTQSNPDGGIVSMEAPIHISNVMLVDPASGEASRVRIQVESDGTKERIAVKSGNPIPRAH; translated from the coding sequence ATGAAGCACAAGCAGGGCGCCGGACCGCGGCGCAAGACGAAGATCGGGAAGGGCGACCGCGTTCGCGTGATCCGCGGGAACCACCGGGACCAGGAGGGCACCGTGTTGCGGGTGCTCTCGGACAAGGATTCGGTGGTGATCGAGGGGGTCAACATGCGCAAGCGCCACATGCGCCCCACCCAGTCCAACCCCGATGGGGGCATCGTCAGCATGGAGGCCCCGATCCACATCTCCAACGTGATGCTCGTGGATCCGGCGTCGGGTGAGGCCAGCCGCGTGCGGATCCAGGTGGAGAGCGACGGCACGAAGGAGCGGATCGCCGTGAAGTCGGGGAATCCGATCCCGCGGGCCCACTGA
- the rplE gene encoding 50S ribosomal protein L5 — MEATPRLLNHYHEHVRPRMTELFGFENPNQVPRITKVKINVGVGEASKNQKLLDSVVEELGLITGQKALITRARKSISNFGLREGMPVGAAVTLRKRRMYEFLDRLVSVAIPRVRDFRGLNTRSFDGRGNYTMGVKEQIIFPEINYDRVNRIHGMDISVVTDTDKDDEALALLREMGFPFRGEEPVIIGANGA, encoded by the coding sequence ATGGAAGCGACACCCAGACTGCTGAACCACTACCACGAGCACGTGCGTCCGCGCATGACGGAGCTCTTCGGGTTCGAGAACCCGAACCAGGTCCCTCGGATCACGAAGGTCAAGATCAACGTGGGCGTGGGTGAGGCGAGCAAGAACCAGAAGCTCCTCGACTCCGTGGTGGAGGAGCTGGGGTTGATCACCGGCCAGAAGGCCCTGATCACCCGGGCGAGGAAGTCGATCTCGAACTTCGGACTCCGCGAGGGCATGCCGGTGGGAGCGGCCGTGACGCTGCGCAAGCGCCGGATGTACGAGTTCCTCGATCGCCTCGTGTCGGTCGCGATTCCTCGGGTGCGAGATTTCCGGGGGCTCAACACCCGGTCGTTCGACGGGCGCGGCAACTACACGATGGGCGTGAAGGAACAGATCATTTTCCCCGAGATCAACTACGATCGGGTGAACCGGATCCATGGAATGGACATCTCCGTGGTGACGGATACGGACAAGGACGACGAGGCGCTGGCGCTGCTCCGGGAAATGGGTTTCCCGTTTCGTGGCGAGGAGCCGGTCATCATCGGAGCGAACGGCGCGTGA
- a CDS encoding type Z 30S ribosomal protein S14, with amino-acid sequence MARKALIERQKGKQKYEVRHRNRCNRCGRPRAFIRKFGICRICFREMSLRGEIPGVRKSSW; translated from the coding sequence ATGGCCAGGAAGGCGCTGATTGAACGCCAGAAGGGCAAGCAGAAGTACGAGGTACGGCACCGCAACCGCTGTAACCGGTGCGGCCGGCCCCGGGCGTTCATCCGAAAGTTCGGTATCTGCCGGATCTGTTTCCGCGAGATGTCTCTGCGCGGTGAGATTCCGGGCGTGCGCAAGTCCAGTTGGTAG